One window from the genome of Macaca fascicularis isolate 582-1 chromosome 7, T2T-MFA8v1.1 encodes:
- the OXA1L gene encoding mitochondrial inner membrane protein OXA1L isoform X2, protein MAMGLMCGRREVLRLLQSGRRVHSVTGPSQWLGKPLTARLLFPAARCCCRPHYLFLAASGPRSLSTSAISFAEVQVQAPPVAPATPSPAAVPEVASGETADVVQAAAEQSFAELGLGSHTPVGLIQNLLEFMHVDLGLPWWGAIAAFYKASSEMALYQKKHGIKLFKPLILPLTQAPIFLSFFIALREMANLPVASLQTGGLWWFQDLTVSDPTYVLPLVVTATMWAVLELGAETGVQSSDLQWMRNVIRVMPLIALPVTMHFPTAVFIYWLSSNLFSLGQVSCLRISAVRTVLKIPQRVVHDPDKLPPREGFLESFKKGWKNAEMARQLREREQRMQNHLELAARGPLRQTFTHNPLLQPGNNNPPNIPSSSSSKPKSKYPWRDTLG, encoded by the exons ATGGCGATGGGACTGATGTGCGGACGCCGGGAGGTTCTGCGCCTGCTACAGTCCGGGCGTCGG GTCCACAGCGTCACAGGGCCCTCGCAATGGCTCGGGAAACCGCTGACCGCACGGCTCCTATTCCCAGCAGCCCGGTGCTGCTGTCGCCCACACTACCTCTTCCTTGCGGCTTCCGGCCCCCGCAGCCTCAGTACCTCTGCCATCTCGTTTGCAGAAGTCCAG GTTCAGGCCCCTCCTGTTGCTCCTGCAACTCCCTCACCCGCAGCGGTACCTGAGGTGGCTTCTGGAGAGACTGCAGATGTAGTCCAAGCTGCTGCAGAGCAGAGCTTCGCTGAACTGGGGCTGGGGTCACACACCCCAGTGGGACTGATCCAGAATTTACTGGAATTTATGCATGTTGACCTGGGCCTACCTTGGTGGGGGGCCATTGCTGCAT TTTACAAGGCTTCCTCGGAGATGGCACTTTACCAGAAAAAACATGGTATTAAACTCTTTAAACCTCTCATTCTTCCTCTGACTCAG GCCCCaatcttcctctccttcttcatTGCTTTGAGAGAGATGGCCAACCTTCCTGTGGCCAGCCTGCAGACAGGTGGCCTCTGGTGGTTCCAGGATCTCACGGTATCCGATCCCACCTACGTGTTACCACTGGTAGTCACTGCTACAATGTGGGCTGTCCTTGAG CTAGGTGCTGAGACAGGTGTGCAAAGTTCTGACCTTCAGTGGATGAGAAATGTGATCAGAGTGATGCCCCTGATAGCCTTGCCCGTAACCATGCATTTCCCCACG GCAGTGTTTATATACTGGCTCTCCTCCAATTTGTTTTCCCTGGGCCAAGTATCCTGTCTCCGGATTTCAGCAGTACGCACTGTACTTAAAATCCCCCAGCGTGTTGTACATGACCCTGACAAATTACCTCCACGGGAAGGCTTCCTAGAGAGCTTCAAAAAAG GCTGGAAAAATGCTGAAATGGCGCGTCAGCTGCGAGAGCGTGAACAACGCATGCAGAATCACTTGGAGCTAGCAGCCAGGG GTCCCTTACGACAGACCTTTACCCACAACCCTCTCCTACAACCTGGAAATAATAACCCTCCCAATATCcctagcagcagcagcagcaaaccaAAGTCAAAGTATCCCTGGCGCGACACGCTTGGCTGA
- the OXA1L gene encoding mitochondrial inner membrane protein OXA1L isoform X1, producing MAMGLMCGRREVLRLLQSGRRVHSVTGPSQWLGKPLTARLLFPAARCCCRPHYLFLAASGPRSLSTSAISFAEVQVQAPPVAPATPSPAAVPEVASGETADVVQAAAEQSFAELGLGSHTPVGLIQNLLEFMHVDLGLPWWGAIAACTVFARCLIFPLIVVGQREAAKIHNHLPEIQKFSSRVREAKLAGDDTEFYKASSEMALYQKKHGIKLFKPLILPLTQAPIFLSFFIALREMANLPVASLQTGGLWWFQDLTVSDPTYVLPLVVTATMWAVLELGAETGVQSSDLQWMRNVIRVMPLIALPVTMHFPTAVFIYWLSSNLFSLGQVSCLRISAVRTVLKIPQRVVHDPDKLPPREGFLESFKKGWKNAEMARQLREREQRMQNHLELAARGPLRQTFTHNPLLQPGNNNPPNIPSSSSSKPKSKYPWRDTLG from the exons ATGGCGATGGGACTGATGTGCGGACGCCGGGAGGTTCTGCGCCTGCTACAGTCCGGGCGTCGG GTCCACAGCGTCACAGGGCCCTCGCAATGGCTCGGGAAACCGCTGACCGCACGGCTCCTATTCCCAGCAGCCCGGTGCTGCTGTCGCCCACACTACCTCTTCCTTGCGGCTTCCGGCCCCCGCAGCCTCAGTACCTCTGCCATCTCGTTTGCAGAAGTCCAG GTTCAGGCCCCTCCTGTTGCTCCTGCAACTCCCTCACCCGCAGCGGTACCTGAGGTGGCTTCTGGAGAGACTGCAGATGTAGTCCAAGCTGCTGCAGAGCAGAGCTTCGCTGAACTGGGGCTGGGGTCACACACCCCAGTGGGACTGATCCAGAATTTACTGGAATTTATGCATGTTGACCTGGGCCTACCTTGGTGGGGGGCCATTGCTGCAT gtacagtctttGCCCGCTGCCTCATTTTTCCTCTCATCGTGGTGGGCCAGCGAGAGGCAGCCAAGATCCACAATCACTTGCCAGAGATCCAGAAGTTTTCCAGTCGAGTCAGAGAGGCCAAGTTGGCGGGAGATGATACTGAGT TTTACAAGGCTTCCTCGGAGATGGCACTTTACCAGAAAAAACATGGTATTAAACTCTTTAAACCTCTCATTCTTCCTCTGACTCAG GCCCCaatcttcctctccttcttcatTGCTTTGAGAGAGATGGCCAACCTTCCTGTGGCCAGCCTGCAGACAGGTGGCCTCTGGTGGTTCCAGGATCTCACGGTATCCGATCCCACCTACGTGTTACCACTGGTAGTCACTGCTACAATGTGGGCTGTCCTTGAG CTAGGTGCTGAGACAGGTGTGCAAAGTTCTGACCTTCAGTGGATGAGAAATGTGATCAGAGTGATGCCCCTGATAGCCTTGCCCGTAACCATGCATTTCCCCACG GCAGTGTTTATATACTGGCTCTCCTCCAATTTGTTTTCCCTGGGCCAAGTATCCTGTCTCCGGATTTCAGCAGTACGCACTGTACTTAAAATCCCCCAGCGTGTTGTACATGACCCTGACAAATTACCTCCACGGGAAGGCTTCCTAGAGAGCTTCAAAAAAG GCTGGAAAAATGCTGAAATGGCGCGTCAGCTGCGAGAGCGTGAACAACGCATGCAGAATCACTTGGAGCTAGCAGCCAGGG GTCCCTTACGACAGACCTTTACCCACAACCCTCTCCTACAACCTGGAAATAATAACCCTCCCAATATCcctagcagcagcagcagcaaaccaAAGTCAAAGTATCCCTGGCGCGACACGCTTGGCTGA